TGGTTGATGAAGGTGTTGCCCTGCACGATTCTGGAAATTATGTCGAGGCCATTAATAAATATAAGCAGGCCCTTAAGCTTGATAAAAATTCTTCTTTGGTCAATTACGAAATTGCCTACAGTTATTCAGAACTTAAAGCCTATAAAGAGGCCATGCGGCATTGTAAAGTTGTGCTTTCTCAGAAATCGGATGAAACGGTGATGGCAGCAATCTTATATGGATCCATTCTGGATGACCTGGGAAAAACCAAAAAAAGTATCCGTTTTTATGAGAAAATAATCAAGGAATATCCTTCCAATTATCTCTTGTCTTATAATTTAGCTTTAAGTTATTATAACAATAAACAGTTCGAGTCTGCCGAACAATGGGTTGAAAATGCCATTAAGTTAAATCCTACTCATGCCGGAAGCCATTTGTTGCTTGCTTCCATTATGAATGCCTCCGAACAAAGAGTAAAATGCGTACTCGCCTTGTATTATTTCCTGATGATTGAACCTACTTCACCACGTGCAGGACAGGCTTATGATTTGCTGCTTTGTGAACTGAAACAGGACGTTGATAGCAGTAATCCGGACAGTGTAAAGATAAATGTCGTGTCCAATTCATCAGATGAGTTCGATCAGGCTAATCTGCTGCTGGGTATGCTGGAAGCTTCAAAACAACTGACTGAGAATCGAAATAAAAACTTCTACCAGTTGTTTGCCGAAAACAATGAGACCTTTTTCCGGGGATTGGGCAGAATGTCTCAAGGGAAAAGAGGTTTCTGGT
Above is a genomic segment from Bacteroidota bacterium containing:
- a CDS encoding tetratricopeptide repeat protein, with the translated sequence MRKLFILALFLLIGSLAYSQDTDINALVDEGVALHDSGNYVEAINKYKQALKLDKNSSLVNYEIAYSYSELKAYKEAMRHCKVVLSQKSDETVMAAILYGSILDDLGKTKKSIRFYEKIIKEYPSNYLLSYNLALSYYNNKQFESAEQWVENAIKLNPTHAGSHLLLASIMNASEQRVKCVLALYYFLMIEPTSPRAGQAYDLLLCELKQDVDSSNPDSVKINVVSNSSDEFDQANLLLGMLEASKQLTENRNKNFYQLFAENNETFFRGLGRMSQGKRGFWWDFYVDFFKDLSDNGNSEAFSYFISRAHKNQQVDKWVSNNSQKLNLFANWLENYQPSNN